A single region of the Lysinibacillus sp. B2A1 genome encodes:
- a CDS encoding recombinase RarA, producing MHNEPLAYRMRPLSLDEIVGHQEFIGPTTALYKMIQNGHVPSMLLYGEPGIGKTSIANAIAGSSKLPFFALNATRAGKKDVEDIVQEARISGKVLLFLDEIHRFNKLQQDTLLPHVENGSIVLIGATTENPYHDVNPAIRSRCGEIYQLKRLTQENLMELVKKALADEKRGLGKQHFILTDGQIEQIAGAANGDARKALTLLESIYYASDEIDGQTIAADHIIKHLIGRIGVYGDKNGSHFYNLLSALQKSVRGSDTNAALYYLAHLLETGDLVAVSRRLLVMAYEDIGLAQPDVGAHMLAAVQAAERLGLPEARIPLASAVIEMCLASKSNSAIAAIDAAIASIHEGKTGDIPHHLRDAHYEGAKDLGHVGYQYPHNTPIGTFGGWVDQQYLPDELVGIEFYTPVIAGEEKRMAGIYEKLKSFHKEQQ from the coding sequence ATGCATAACGAACCACTTGCTTACCGCATGCGACCATTAAGTCTTGATGAAATTGTCGGTCATCAAGAGTTTATTGGTCCTACTACCGCTCTTTATAAAATGATTCAAAATGGACATGTTCCGTCTATGCTCTTATACGGTGAGCCTGGTATTGGAAAAACGTCGATTGCGAATGCTATAGCAGGGAGCTCAAAACTCCCCTTCTTTGCACTAAATGCTACACGTGCTGGTAAAAAAGATGTTGAGGATATTGTACAGGAAGCAAGAATCTCAGGGAAAGTATTACTTTTTTTGGATGAAATTCATCGCTTTAATAAATTACAGCAGGATACTTTGCTGCCACATGTTGAAAATGGCTCGATTGTTCTCATTGGGGCCACTACTGAGAATCCATATCACGATGTCAATCCAGCGATTCGCTCCCGCTGTGGGGAGATTTATCAACTAAAACGGCTAACGCAGGAAAATCTTATGGAGCTTGTGAAAAAGGCACTTGCTGATGAAAAACGTGGATTAGGCAAACAGCATTTCATCTTAACAGATGGACAGATTGAACAAATTGCTGGTGCCGCTAACGGAGATGCACGCAAGGCACTAACTTTACTTGAATCCATTTATTATGCAAGTGATGAGATAGACGGTCAAACCATTGCGGCAGATCATATTATCAAACATCTTATTGGAAGAATTGGTGTTTACGGTGACAAAAATGGGTCCCACTTTTACAATTTGCTATCTGCATTACAAAAATCTGTGCGTGGCAGTGATACCAATGCTGCACTATATTATTTAGCACATTTACTAGAAACTGGTGATCTAGTCGCTGTCAGCAGACGTTTACTTGTCATGGCTTACGAGGATATAGGACTAGCACAGCCAGATGTTGGCGCACATATGCTCGCTGCCGTTCAAGCAGCAGAGCGTTTAGGTTTACCGGAGGCTCGTATTCCCCTTGCTAGTGCTGTGATTGAAATGTGCCTAGCATCTAAATCCAATTCCGCTATTGCAGCTATTGATGCTGCTATTGCTAGCATCCACGAAGGAAAAACAGGCGATATTCCACATCATTTACGTGATGCTCATTACGAGGGGGCAAAAGATTTAGGACATGTCGGCTATCAATACCCACATAACACCCCAATTGGTACATTCGGTGGCTGGGTTGATCAGCAGTATTTACCTGACGAGCTTGTTGGAATTGAATTTTATACGCCTGTTATCGCTGGTGAAGAAAAACGAATGGCAGGAATCTACGAAAAGCTTAAATCTTTCCATAAGGAACAACAGTAA
- a CDS encoding transcriptional regulator: MKISTKGRYGLTIMIELAKHYGEGPIPLRKIAAEKELSEAYLEQLVSPLRNSGLVKSVRGAYGGYMLANPPSEISAANVISVLEGPIQPVEGIENEEAPQRELWLRIRDAVKNVLDTTTIEDLAQYTEENVVEGYMFYI, from the coding sequence ATGAAAATTTCAACTAAAGGCCGTTATGGGCTAACAATTATGATTGAATTAGCAAAGCATTATGGAGAAGGTCCTATACCGTTACGTAAAATTGCCGCAGAAAAGGAGTTATCTGAGGCCTATTTAGAGCAATTGGTTTCCCCGCTACGTAATTCAGGCTTAGTAAAGAGTGTACGTGGTGCCTATGGTGGTTATATGCTAGCGAATCCACCGAGTGAGATTTCCGCAGCAAATGTTATTAGTGTTTTAGAAGGTCCTATCCAGCCGGTTGAAGGAATTGAAAATGAGGAAGCACCTCAACGAGAGCTATGGCTTCGCATTCGCGATGCTGTGAAAAATGTGTTGGATACAACTACTATTGAAGATTTAGCACAATATACTGAGGAGAATGTAGTGGAAGGCTATATGTTCTATATTTAA
- a CDS encoding cysteine desulfurase NifS: MKSYIYLDHAATAPMNDKVIHAMTVAMQDVYGNASSIHGAGREARKYLDDAREVLAKSIGAQPGEIILTSGGTEADNTAILGTVNARASEGKHIITTQIEHHAVLHTCEKLERDGFDVTYLPVDEKGRVSVEDVRNALREDTILVTIMYGNNEVGTIQPIAEIGELLLEHKATFHTDAVQAYGLETLNVADLHVDLLSVSAHKINGPKGIGFLYQKTGTQLASYALGGQQEKKRRAGTENVPAIIGFATAVQIANDLREEKRALYNRFKQIMLDIFTQEKLTYHINGDVENTLPHLLNVSFAGMEVESFLVNLDMAGICVSSGSACTAGSIDPSHVLVAMFGQGAEELRNSIRFSFGQGLTEENVRYATEKTAAVVKRLAKK; this comes from the coding sequence ATGAAATCATATATTTATCTCGATCATGCGGCAACAGCACCTATGAATGACAAGGTCATCCATGCTATGACTGTTGCAATGCAGGATGTTTATGGAAATGCATCGAGTATTCATGGAGCAGGTCGAGAGGCACGGAAATATTTAGATGATGCACGTGAAGTATTAGCCAAGTCAATTGGTGCTCAGCCTGGAGAAATCATTTTAACAAGTGGTGGCACTGAGGCGGATAATACAGCAATACTGGGAACCGTGAATGCCCGAGCTAGTGAAGGGAAACACATTATTACTACACAAATTGAACATCATGCCGTGCTACACACATGTGAAAAGCTTGAGCGAGATGGCTTTGACGTAACCTATTTACCAGTTGATGAAAAGGGACGTGTTTCTGTAGAAGATGTGCGGAATGCATTACGAGAGGATACGATTTTAGTTACGATTATGTATGGGAATAATGAAGTCGGAACAATTCAACCGATTGCTGAAATTGGGGAGCTTTTACTAGAACATAAGGCCACTTTCCATACAGATGCAGTGCAGGCATACGGTTTAGAGACATTAAATGTTGCTGATTTACATGTGGATTTACTAAGTGTTTCTGCGCATAAAATTAACGGCCCTAAAGGGATTGGCTTCCTTTACCAAAAAACGGGAACGCAGCTAGCTAGCTATGCTCTTGGTGGTCAACAGGAGAAAAAACGTCGTGCAGGCACTGAGAATGTACCTGCAATTATTGGTTTTGCGACAGCTGTGCAAATTGCAAATGACTTGCGTGAAGAGAAACGAGCGCTGTACAATCGCTTTAAGCAAATTATGCTTGATATTTTTACACAAGAAAAGCTAACATACCACATCAATGGAGATGTAGAAAATACACTTCCACATCTTTTAAATGTAAGTTTCGCTGGTATGGAAGTAGAGTCCTTCCTTGTAAATCTTGATATGGCAGGTATTTGTGTGTCAAGTGGATCTGCTTGCACTGCGGGTTCCATTGACCCATCTCATGTTTTAGTGGCAATGTTTGGACAAGGAGCAGAGGAATTACGTAACTCCATTCGTTTTAGCTTTGGACAAGGTTTAACGGAAGAGAATGTACGATATGCTACTGAGAAAACAGCAGCAGTTGTGAAAAGACTTGCGAAAAAATAA
- a CDS encoding tRNA 2-thiouridine(34) synthase MnmA — translation MKETRDPSQIRVVVGMSGGVDSSVAAYLLKQQGYEVIGIFMKNWDDTDENGVCTATEDYDDVIKVCNQIGIPYYAVNFEKQYWDKVFTYFLEEYKAGRTPNPDVMCNKEIKFKAFLEHAMDLGADYLATGHYARIDRSGDGEVKMLRGIDANKDQTYFLNQLSQEQLSHVMFPIGDIEKKEVRKIAEEAGLATAKKKDSTGICFIGERNFKEFLSQYLPAQPGKMETMDGVVMGQHDGLMYYTLGQRHGLGIGGDGEPWFVLGKDLERNVLLVGQGFDNEYSYSTSLIAVKMNYTSTKKLPGKFSCTAKFRYRQTDTPVEVEILEDGCAQITFDEPVRAITPGQAVVLYDGEECLGGGTIDEVFKDNEILTYVG, via the coding sequence ATGAAAGAAACACGTGACCCCTCACAAATTCGTGTCGTTGTCGGCATGTCAGGTGGGGTAGATTCTTCGGTTGCAGCCTATTTGCTGAAACAACAGGGGTATGAGGTAATCGGGATATTTATGAAAAACTGGGATGACACAGACGAAAATGGCGTTTGTACAGCTACTGAGGATTATGATGATGTTATTAAAGTATGTAATCAAATAGGGATTCCGTACTATGCGGTCAACTTTGAAAAGCAATATTGGGATAAAGTTTTCACATACTTTTTAGAGGAATATAAAGCAGGACGCACACCAAACCCTGATGTAATGTGTAATAAGGAGATAAAGTTCAAAGCCTTTTTAGAGCATGCGATGGATTTAGGGGCTGATTATTTAGCAACAGGACATTATGCTAGAATCGATCGAAGCGGTGATGGAGAAGTAAAAATGCTTCGAGGAATAGATGCTAATAAGGATCAAACATATTTCCTAAACCAACTATCTCAGGAACAATTATCACATGTTATGTTTCCAATTGGTGATATTGAGAAAAAAGAGGTTCGAAAAATTGCAGAAGAAGCTGGTTTAGCGACAGCTAAGAAAAAGGATTCAACAGGAATCTGCTTTATTGGAGAACGTAATTTTAAAGAATTTTTAAGTCAATATTTACCAGCCCAACCTGGTAAGATGGAGACAATGGATGGCGTTGTCATGGGTCAGCATGACGGATTAATGTACTATACATTAGGTCAACGACATGGTCTTGGGATTGGTGGAGACGGAGAGCCTTGGTTTGTGCTTGGGAAAGATTTAGAGCGCAATGTATTACTTGTTGGACAGGGTTTTGATAACGAGTATTCATACTCTACATCATTAATTGCTGTGAAAATGAACTATACTTCGACAAAAAAATTGCCTGGGAAATTTTCATGCACAGCAAAATTCCGCTATCGTCAAACAGATACACCAGTAGAAGTTGAAATTTTAGAAGATGGCTGTGCGCAAATTACATTTGATGAACCAGTACGTGCAATTACACCTGGACAAGCTGTTGTTTTATATGATGGTGAAGAATGCTTAGGTGGTGGTACAATCGATGAGGTTTTTAAAGATAATGAAATATTAACATATGTTGGATAA